A DNA window from Arachis duranensis cultivar V14167 chromosome 3, aradu.V14167.gnm2.J7QH, whole genome shotgun sequence contains the following coding sequences:
- the LOC107477562 gene encoding NAC domain-containing protein 7-like has protein sequence MENMNSFCHVPPGFRFHPTDEELVDYYLRKKVSSRKIELDVIKDVDLYKIEPWDLQEICRIGREEENEWYFFSHKDKKYPTGTRTNRATAAGFWKATGRDKAIYSKHDLIGMRKTLVFYKGRAPNGQKSDWIMHEYRLETDENAAPQEEGWVVCRVFKKRVTTMRKVMMREHDESPNSSCWYDEQELMMMESPTKQQSSILLHQSTNNNHSNLMQLPPYPLIKKELHHPSSSYPFLQLPLLESHQQSAAAPSSISEQLIMPPPIGGGGGEQVPSFQSFFNNEQQEVGVLDWRVLDKFVASQLSQDDNHASSNSIVQDLTQEIVMVPHNDAASTSNSLTCPIDLWK, from the exons ATGGAGAATATGAATAGTTTTTGTCATGTTCCCCCGGGTTTTAGATTCCACCCCACGGATGAAGAACTTGTTGATTACTACCTTAGGAAGAAGGTTAGTTCAAGGAAGATTGAGCTTGATGTAATCAAAGATGTTGACCTCTACAAAATTGAGCCATGGGACCTTCAAG AGATATGCAGGATAGGAAGAGAAGAGGAGAATGAATGGTACTTCTTTAGCCACAAGGATAAGAAGTATCCAACAGGAACAAGAACAAATAGGGCAACAGCAGCTGGGTTTTGGAAAGCAACGGGAAGAGACAAAGCTATATATTCAAAGCATGATCTCATAGGGATGAGGAAGACATTAGTCTTTTATAAAGGTAGAGCTCCTAATGGACAAAAATCCGATTGGATCATGCACGAATATCGCCTTGAAACTGATGAAAATGCCGCACCACAG GAAGAAGGATGGGTGGTGTGTAGAGTATTCAAGAAGAGAGTAACAACGATGCGTAAAGTGATGATGAGAGAGCATGATGAGTCTCCTAATTCTTCTTGTTGGTACGATGAGCAAGAATTGATGATGATGGAATCGCCAACAAAGCAACAATCCTCtattcttcttcatcaatccaCCAATAATAACCATTCCAATTTGATGCAGCTACCACCATATCCTCTCATCAAGAAAGAGCTTCATCACCCATCATCATCATACCCCTTCCTTCAGCTTCCACTCTTAGAGTCTCATCAACAATCTGCTGCTGCACCTTCCTCCATTTCTGAACAACTCATCATGCCACCACCAattggaggaggaggaggagaacaAGTCCCTAGTTTTCAGTCATTCTTCAATAATGAACAACAAGAAGTAGGAGTTCTTGATTGGAGAGTTCTTGACAAGTTTGTTGCTTCACAACTTAGTCAAGATGATAATCATGCATCCTCTAATAGTATTGTACAAGATCTCACACAGGAAATTGTTATGGTGCCTCACAATGATGCTGCATCAACATCAAACTCCCTCACCTGCCCAATTGATTTGTGGAAATAG